In Chryseobacterium gleum, a single genomic region encodes these proteins:
- a CDS encoding M23 family metallopeptidase yields the protein MGDFVYAGDIIAISGNSGKSTAPHLHFSVKERGKYIDPVHFLNDLIKTNNAISDYNYGKY from the coding sequence TTGGGCGACTTCGTCTATGCCGGTGATATTATCGCTATAAGTGGTAATAGCGGGAAAAGCACTGCACCGCATCTGCATTTTTCAGTGAAAGAAAGAGGAAAATATATAGATCCGGTTCATTTCTTAAATGACTTAATAAAAACAAACAACGCAATTTCAGATTACAATTATGGAAAATACTAG
- a CDS encoding M23 family metallopeptidase produces MKKTVILMHLLIFSNFLPQFNTASYKGKLNTIRLNSSLQNQFTTSFLSYHIAGKLNKKYFEKSKDSLNNAANETEQTTTPQANSIKKDDDIQATSEDDSLSENHPSEKKYRNKKLSLLEYEKYPTEELQIIYMPLEKMKITSNFGHRFHPIDKIEKFHAGVDLRANSDYVFAVLDGIISDTGYSNGAGNYIKVQHGDFETIYLHLQKTFFHWATSSMPVILSL; encoded by the coding sequence ATGAAAAAAACAGTAATACTGATGCATTTGTTAATTTTTTCAAATTTCCTACCTCAATTTAATACGGCTTCCTATAAAGGAAAACTCAATACTATTCGATTGAACTCCTCTTTACAAAATCAATTCACCACCAGCTTTTTGTCTTACCATATTGCAGGGAAGTTGAATAAAAAATATTTTGAGAAGAGTAAAGATTCATTGAATAATGCAGCAAATGAAACTGAGCAAACAACTACTCCACAAGCCAATTCAATTAAAAAAGATGATGATATTCAAGCGACGTCGGAAGACGATTCATTGTCAGAGAATCATCCATCCGAAAAAAAATACAGAAATAAAAAACTTTCATTATTAGAATACGAAAAATACCCAACTGAAGAACTACAGATTATTTATATGCCTTTAGAAAAAATGAAGATCACCTCGAATTTCGGGCATCGCTTTCATCCCATCGATAAAATTGAAAAATTTCATGCCGGTGTTGACCTGCGGGCTAACAGCGATTATGTATTTGCAGTATTGGATGGAATCATTAGTGATACAGGTTACAGTAATGGTGCAGGAAATTACATCAAAGTACAGCACGGCGATTTTGAGACCATATATCTGCATCTGCAAAAAACTTTTTTTCATTGGGCGACTTCGTCTATGCCGGTGATATTATCGCTATAA